One window from the genome of Dyadobacter sp. CECT 9275 encodes:
- a CDS encoding DUF7678 domain-containing protein, with amino-acid sequence MIPPKRRRKNIILTEAQSKRLHELSEFDGLDPVEHTMRAIDEYLGKQNLNFTPPRQNEITAELKENTPEPNIPGAYWLSGTVDSYEFSALILKSPSKSGIDKGKISKLSIWDPVVLENTKSFIGSCVVNYDRGWDIRPSKIAEPYYLKVKSLLDHSVGHGLGKQASGKTAF; translated from the coding sequence GTGATACCACCAAAAAGACGAAGAAAAAACATTATCCTTACCGAAGCACAAAGCAAGCGGCTCCATGAACTGAGCGAGTTTGACGGGCTTGATCCGGTTGAGCACACCATGAGGGCCATTGATGAATACCTGGGCAAGCAAAACCTGAACTTTACTCCGCCACGGCAAAATGAGATCACCGCTGAACTGAAAGAAAATACGCCGGAACCCAACATTCCGGGAGCATACTGGTTATCAGGTACCGTGGACAGCTATGAGTTTTCTGCTTTAATATTAAAATCGCCTTCCAAATCAGGGATTGACAAAGGAAAAATATCCAAATTATCTATCTGGGACCCGGTTGTGCTGGAAAATACCAAAAGTTTTATTGGCTCCTGTGTAGTAAATTATGATCGCGGATGGGATATAAGGCCCAGCAAAATAGCGGAGCCTTACTACCTTAAAGTGAAATCCTTACTGGATCACTCGGTCGGACATGGACTTGGCAAGCAGGCTTCGGGTAAAACCGCTTTCTGA
- a CDS encoding bestrophin family protein: MYIKRYLSPLIVYYYSWRMVLFSLVTGSLAIFVYDYLGWRWVAIPWLPVSLVGTATAFFVGFKNNQSYDRSWEARKIWGSITNHSRSFSAAVRAFASDTGGTGTETAGQVRVVIFRHIAWLYALRNAMAQRTNWEHKDRASRRQREAFHMDQVICDAEIARHLPENELAEVRTKSNVPVQILDRQAQHLSMLRKSGRIDAFQHVALQDLISKLYDEQGKSERIKNTPFPRQYATTSNLFIFVFMTLLPFGLLPQFVDLGEKYMFLLIPFNLIVSWVFMFMEYVGDISENPFEGLLNDTPVGTIVRNIEIDLKDMLGEEEIPEKLKPYFGALF; the protein is encoded by the coding sequence ATGTACATCAAGCGCTACCTGTCTCCGCTGATTGTTTATTATTATTCCTGGCGAATGGTTTTGTTTTCATTGGTGACAGGGTCACTCGCCATTTTTGTTTACGACTACCTGGGATGGAGGTGGGTTGCCATTCCGTGGCTGCCCGTTTCCCTGGTGGGTACGGCCACTGCATTTTTTGTTGGTTTTAAAAATAATCAATCATACGACCGTTCCTGGGAAGCTCGCAAGATATGGGGTAGCATAACCAACCATAGCCGGTCGTTCAGCGCGGCCGTACGGGCTTTTGCATCCGATACAGGAGGGACAGGTACGGAAACCGCCGGGCAGGTTAGGGTGGTTATTTTCAGGCACATTGCCTGGCTTTATGCTTTAAGAAATGCGATGGCACAGCGCACCAACTGGGAACATAAGGACCGGGCGAGCCGCAGGCAACGGGAGGCTTTCCACATGGATCAAGTAATCTGTGATGCTGAAATCGCGAGACATTTGCCGGAAAATGAGCTGGCTGAAGTGAGAACCAAAAGTAATGTTCCGGTCCAGATACTGGACCGGCAGGCGCAGCATTTGAGTATGCTCAGAAAATCGGGCCGGATAGACGCCTTTCAGCACGTGGCCCTTCAGGATTTGATTTCGAAGTTGTATGACGAGCAGGGCAAAAGTGAAAGGATCAAGAATACGCCTTTCCCCCGTCAGTATGCCACTACGTCCAACCTGTTTATCTTTGTGTTCATGACGCTGCTTCCTTTCGGTCTGTTGCCGCAGTTTGTTGATCTTGGCGAAAAGTATATGTTTTTACTGATTCCTTTTAATCTGATCGTTTCCTGGGTTTTCATGTTCATGGAATATGTTGGGGATATCAGCGAAAACCCCTTCGAAGGCTTGCTGAACGATACCCCGGTTGGTACCATTGTCAGGAATATTGAAATTGATCTTAAGGATATGCTGGGGGAAGAGGAGATCCCCGAAAAGCTGAAACCTTATTTCGGGGCCTTGTTTTAA